Proteins from one Microtus pennsylvanicus isolate mMicPen1 chromosome 7, mMicPen1.hap1, whole genome shotgun sequence genomic window:
- the Aars2 gene encoding alanine--tRNA ligase, mitochondrial, producing MAASVAAAAGRLRRAIGRSCPWQQFSTEARPLHGAAVRDAFLSFFRDRHGHRLVPSASVRPRGDHSLLFVNAGMNQFKPIFLGTVDPRSEMAGFRRVANSQKCVRAGGRHNDLEDVGRDLSHHTFFEMLGNWAFGGDYFKEEACSMAWELLTQVYGIPEDRLWVSYFGGDSKTGLEPDLETRDIWLSLGVPASRVLSFGLQENFWEMGDTGPCGPCTEIHYDLAGGVGAPQLVELWNLVFMQHNREADGSLHPLPQRHVDTGMGLERLVAVLQGKRSTYDTDLFSPLLSAIHQGCGVPPYSGRVGAADEGRIDTAYRVVADHIRTLSVCIADGVSPGMSGAPLVLRRILRRAVRFSTEVLRAPPGFLGSLVPVVVETLGIAYPELQKNSVQIASLVSEDEAAFLASLQRGRRIIDRTVKRLGPSDLFPAEVAWSLSLAGNLGIPLDLVELMLEEKGVQLDAAGLEELAQKEAQHRAQQAEPVQEEGLCLDVHALEELRRHGVPPTDDSPKYNYSLQPNGDYEFGLCEAQVLQLYSEDGTKVTSVGAGQLCGLLLDRTNFYAEQGGQASDRGYLVRTGQQDVLFPVARAQACGGFILHEAMAPECLQVGDQVQLYVDKAWRMGCMVKHTATHLLSWALRQTLGPSTEQRGSHLNPERLRFDVATQAPLTTEQLRTVESYVQEAVGQDKTVYMEEVPLAHTAHIPGLRSLDEVYPDPVRVVSVGVPVAHALAPASQHALQTSVELCCGTHLLRTGAVGDLVIIGDRQLVKGITRLLAITGEQAQQAREVGQSLSQEVEAARERLSRGSGDLPEAHRLSKDIGRLTEVIDSAVMPQWQRQELQTTLKTLQRRANTAIRKLEKGQAAEKSQELLKRHSEGPLIVDTVSVESLSVLVKVVRQLCEKAPSMSVLLLSPQPTGGVLCACQVAQGATPTFTAEAWALAVCSHMGGKAWGSRMIAQGTGHTADLEAALGTARAYALNQL from the exons ATGGCGGCGTCGGTGGCTGCTGCAGCCGGGAGGCTGCGGCGAGCCATCGGGAGGTCGTGCCCATGGCAGCAGTTCTCCACCGAGGCCCGTCCACTCCACGGAGCGGCCGTGAGGGACGCCTTCCTGAGCTTCTTCCGGGATCGCCATGGCCACCGGCTGGTGCCCTCCGCTTCCGTGAGGCCGCGCGGCGACCACAGCCTGCTTTTCGTCAATGCAGGCATGAACCAG TTCAAGCCCATCTTCCTGGGCACAGTGGATCCACGAAGTGAGATGGCAGGTTTCCGGCGTGTGGCTAACAGTCAGAAATGCGTGAGGGCCGGAGGACGCCACAATGACCTGGAGGATGTGGGCCGAGATCTCTCTCATCACACCTTCTTTGAGATGCTTGGCAACTGGGCTTTTGGGGGCGACTATTTCAAG GAAGAGGCGTGTAGCATGGCCTGGGAACTGCTGACTCAGGTCTATGGGATCCCTGAGGACAGGTTATGGGTCTCCTACTTCGGTGGTGACTCCAAGACAGGGCTGGAGCCAGACCTGGAGACCAGAGACATCTGGCTCAGCTTGGG AGTGCCTGCCAGTCGCGTGCTTTCCTTTGGACTCCAGGAGAACTTCTGGGAGATGGGAGACACTGGGCCCTGTGGGCCCTGTACTGAGATCCACTATGACCTGGCTGGGGGAGTGGGAGCCCCTCAGCTTGTGGAGCTTTGGAATCTGGTCTTCATGCAGCACAACAG AGAGGCAGATGGAAGCCTGCACCCGCTGCCCCAGCGGCATGTGGACACGGGAATGGGCCTGGAAAGGCTGGTGGCTGTGCTGCAGGGCAAGCGTTCCACCTATGACACAGACCTCTTCTCGCCATTGCTCAGTGCCATCCACCAG GGCTGCGGGGTGCCCCCTTACTCTGGCCGGGTAGGGGCAGCTGATGAGGGACGCATAGACACAGCCTACCGAGTCGTGGCCGATCACATCCGCACACTCAGTGTCTGCATTGCTGATGGTGTCTCCCCAGGGATGTCAGGTGCCCC GCTAGTCCTTCGCCGGATTCTCCGCCGAGCTGTACGCTTCTCCACAGAGGTCTTGCGGGCCCCACCTGGCTTTCTGGGCAGCCTGGTGCCAGTGGTGGTGGAGACATTG GGAATTGCTTACCCAGAACTCCAGAAGAACTCAGTCCAG ATAGCCAGCCTGGTGTCCGAGGATGAGGCAGCCTTCCTAGCCTCTCTGCAGCGAGGCCGGCGGATCATTGATCGCACCGTGAAACGCTTGGGGCCTTCTGATTTGTTCCCTG ctgaggtAGCCTGGTCATTGTCACTGGCTGGGAACCTGGGGATTCCCCTGGATCTGGTGGAACTAAtgctggaggagaaaggggtGCAGCTGGACGCAGCAGGACTGGAGGAACTAGCCCAGAAGGAGGCTCAG CACCGGGCCCAGCAGGCAGAGCCAGTTCAGGAGGAAGGACTGTGTCTTGATGTCCACGCACTGGAGGAGCTGCGCCGTCATGGGGTACCCCCAACTGATGACAGCCCTAAGTATAACTACTCTCTGCAACCAAACGGGGATTATG AATTTGGCCTCTGTGAGGCCCAAGTGCTACAGCTGTATTCAGAGGATGGAACGAAGGTGACCTCTGTGGGGGCAGGCCAGCTCTGTGGCCTCCTGTTGGACAGAACCAACTTCTACGCCGAACAAGGGGGTCAGGCTTCAGACCGTGGCTACCTTGTTCGTACAGGGCAGCAG GATGTACTGTTCCCTGTGGCCAGAGCGCAGGCCTGTGGGGGCTTCATCCTGCATGAGGCCATGGCCCCCGAGTGCTTGCAGGTGGGGGACCAAGTGCAGCTGTATGTTGATAAG GCTTGGCGAATGGGATGCATGGTGAAGCACACAGCCACCCACCTGCTGAGCTGGGCACTTCGGCAGACCCTCGGGCCCTCCACCGAGCAGCGGGGCTCCCATCTCAACCCTGAGCGGCTCCGCTTTGATGTGGCTACCCAG GCCCCACTGACCACAGAGCAGCTCCGGACAGTAGAGAGCTACGTTCAGGAGGCTGTGGGGCAGGATAAGACTGTGTATATGGAGGAGGTACCCCTGGCACACACCGCCCATATCCCCGGCCTTCGCTCACTAGATGAG GTGTACCCAGACCCTGTGAGGGTGGTTTCAGTGGGCGTTCCCGTGGCCCATGCACTGGCACCAGCCTCCCAGCATGCACTGCAGACTTCGGTGGAGCTCTGCTGTGGGAC GCACCTGCTACGTACTGGGGCTGTGGGGGACCTGGTGATCATTGGGGATCGGCAGCTGGTCAAGGGTATCACTCGCCTACTGGCCATCACTGGGGAGCAGGCCCAACAG GCCCGAGAGGTGGGCCAGAGCCTgtctcaggaagtggaagcagccAGGGAGCGGCTAAGTCGGGGCAGCGGGGACCTGCCAGAGGCTCATCGGCTATCTAAGGACATAGGACGTCTCACTGAG GTCATAGACTCGGCTGTGATGCCTCAGTGGCAGCGGCAGGAGCTACAGACCACACTGAAGACACTACAGCGCCGTGCCAACACTGCCATCCGGAAACTGGAGAAGGGCCAG GCTGCAGAGAAATCCCAGGAGCTGTTGAAACGGCACTCGGAGGGGCCTCTGATTGTGGACACTGTCTCTGTTGAGTCCCTCTCG GTGCTGGTAAAGGTGGTACGGCAGCTGTGTGAGAAAGCCCCCAGCATGTCTGTGCTGCTGCTCAGCCCCCAGCCCACTGGCGGTGTCCTGTGTGCCTGCCAGGTGGCCCAG GGTGCCACGCCCACCTTCACAGCAGAAGCCTGGGCACTGGCTGTGTGCAGCCACATGGGAGGCAAGGCTTGGGGCTCTCGCATGATCGCCCAGGGGACTGGACACACTGCTGACCTGGAGGCTGCCCTCGGGACAGCCCGGGCTTACGCACTCAACCAGCTCTGA